One Oenanthe melanoleuca isolate GR-GAL-2019-014 chromosome 3, OMel1.0, whole genome shotgun sequence DNA segment encodes these proteins:
- the AFTPH gene encoding aftiphilin isoform X3, whose translation MLKQNQTMEPDIIRMYSSSPPPLDNGADDDDEDEFGGFSGVSTAGVAFADFDTPDYSHPKEEFIPTNHFIPLHDYSDNVASIATFTSVKNGKDKDCIAELPTHAKELSDMSATSTIKEKSKFRTSGTALEDVNRRGEQRDNTGKSEGFSSCVVRTGVAVESQDEQIDACNGEKLPCLEILTNGFAASDPVNPQGTEDLDSIGDSKGLKTVSTHSTEQNLNSMPSSGEDVADFATFSNKTPIHLEGAEPTICSVVNERDSVSIQENNRINRVTHSEEDACISEISCEQDPSALEFAISTTSQTTGSSICTTENGERNGRRRQHHIENGKDFSRPEDSSKAADIKINKIQSLSCDSAGEKLWGSEDLKNGGSSTEVLACSDKHDDVFGDFGSVSSVSPTFRNVQDSINTLDSERTSEQPAHISEPNEEFGEFRDMSTVCQQPASLDQAELNQAADTLECDTTSKTSGLDFQHTTEVENGDDTEFGDFDSVPKPQDESVAFQDSDDFADFSSAGCNQATDWNAFEDEQKDSCSWAAFGDEQAGESHHRKETWQSHRTDASARSDGPVLHKSDSVASASFQGTISKQSQELSPSVQTTLLSRLERIFEVCFPSMPVAEIEEEISSLNHLLEAGEKQITKEETLGSTGELMDVWTELQDIHDAYGLRYQWGGSHSNKKLLCSLGIDTRNILFTGNKKQPVIVPMYAAGLGMLEPTKEPLKPISAAEKIASIGQTPPVSPEMNTCASDQFQVWILSCMN comes from the exons ATGCTGAAGCAGAACCAAACAATGGAACCAGACATTATTCGAATGTACTCCTCATCCCCTCCACCACTTGACAATGGagctgatgatgatgatgaagatgagtTTGGAGGATTTTCTGGTGTGAGCACTGCTGGCGTAGCTTTTGCTGATTTTGATACACCGGACTACAGTCATCCAAAGGAAGAGTTTATACCCACGAATCATTTCATCCCACTCCATGATTATTCTGACAATGTAGCTAGCATTGCAACTTTCACATCTGTTAAAAATGGTAAAGATAAAGACTGCATTGCAGAGCTTCCTACTCATGCTAAGGAGCTTTCTGATATGTCAGCTACTAGTACTATCAAAGAAAAATCTAAGTTTAGAACTTCAGGTACTGCTTTAGAAGATGTAAACAGAAGGGGGGAACAAAGAGACAACACTGGAAAATCAGAgggtttttcttcttgtgtGGTTAGAACTGGTGTAGCAGTTGAGAGCCAAGATGAGCAAATAGATGCTTGTAATGGTGAGAAACTTCCATGTCTAGAGATTCTAACAAACGGATTTGCAGCATCAGATCCTGTAAATCCTCAGGGAACAGAAGATCTAGACAGTATTGGTGACTCAAAGGGACTGAAAACTGTTAGCACCCATAGTACTGAGCAAAATTTGAACTCAATGCCTAGCTCAGGTGAAGATGTTGCAGATTTTGCTACCTTCTCAAACAAAACCCCAATCCATTTAGAGGGAGCAGAGCCTACAATATGCAGTGTTGTTAATGAAAGAGACTCAGTGAGCATTCAGGAGAACAACAGAATAAACAGAGTAACTCATAGTGAAGAAGATGCTTGCATTTCAGAAATTAGTTGTGAACAGGATCCCTCAGCACTGGAATTTGCAATTTCTACTACATCTCAAACAACTGGAAGTTCAATATGCACTACAGAGAATGGAGAGCGCAATGGGAGGAGAAGGCAACATCACATAGAGAATGGCAAAGATTTTAGTAGGCCTGAGGATTCTTCAAAAGCAGCAGACATCAAGATTAATAAGATCCAAAGCCTAAGCTGTGattctgcaggagaaaaattGTGGGGTTCTGAAGATCTCAAGAATGGTGGAAGTAGCACTGAAGTTTTAGCTTGCAGTGACAAACATGATGATGTGTTTGGTGACTTTGGTTCAGTCAGCAGTGTGTCTCCCACCTTCAGGAATGTTCAAGACTCAATAAACACTCTAGATTCAGAAAGAACTTCTGAACAGCCCGCACATATTAGTGAACCTAATGAGGAATTTGGTGAATTCAGGGACATGAGTACTGTTTGTCAACAGCCAGCAAGTTTGGACCAAGCTGAACTAAATCAGGCTGCTGACACTTTAGAATGTGATACTACCAGTAAAACTTCTGGACTAGACTTCCAGCATACTACTGAGGTAGAAAATGGTGATGATACTGAATTTGGAGACTTTGATTCAGTGCCAAAACCTCAAGATGAGAGTGTTGCTTTCCAGGACTCGGATGACTTTGCGGACTTCAGTTCAGCAGGTTGTAACCAGGCTACAGACTGGAATGCTTTTGAAGATGAACAAAAAGACAGCTGCTCTTGGGCTGCCTTCGGAGATGAGCAGGCTGGTGAATCTCATCACAGAAAAGAGACGTGGCAGTCGCATAGGACAGATGCATCTGCCAGGAGTGATGGCCCAGTGTTGCACAAGAGCGACAGTGTTGCTTCAGCATCTTTCCAAGGGACTATCAGTAAGCAATCCCAAGAGCTATCACCTTCAGTTCAG ACAACATTGCTAAGTCGTCTGGAACGAATATTTGAAGTCTGTTTTCCTTCCATGCCTGTTGCTGaaattgaagaagaaattagtTCCTTGAATCATTTGTTGGAAGCGGGTGAAAAGCAGATAACAAAAGAGGAGACCTTGGGAAGTACTGG GGAACTGATGGATGTgtggacagagctgcaggacatcCATGATGCATACGGACTGAGATACCAGTGGGGTGGCTCCCACAGCAACAAAAAGCTTTTGTGCTCCCTGGGAATCGACACAAGAAATATT CTCTTTACAGGCAACAAGAAGCAGCCTGTTATAGTACCCATGTATGCAGCAGGACTG